The Lycium barbarum isolate Lr01 chromosome 12, ASM1917538v2, whole genome shotgun sequence genome includes a region encoding these proteins:
- the LOC132623028 gene encoding transcription factor bHLH162 yields the protein MEQQCNNPSSSSCKVDRKTIEKNRRNQMKDLYLKLNSLVPHHQHSKVVLSLPDQLEEAADYIKKLQINLERTRQRKESLTAGVNASSRSRTERLPLPHIEIQSVDSTLKVALITNLDNQLMFNDIIRMLHEEGVQVINASYTVTNDTIFHSIHSKMQGECTPEYGAARISERLKKFVGGASSLASNC from the exons ATGGAGCAACAGTGTAACAACCCTAGTTCCTCATCATGTAAAGTTGATAGAAAGACAATTGAGAAAAACAGAAGAAATCAAATGAAAGATCTCTACTTGAAGCTCAATTCTCTTGTCCCCCATCATCAGCATTCTAAG GTAGTTTTGTCACTGCCAGATCAACTGGAAGAAGCAGCCGACTACATAAAGAAACTGCAGATAAATTTGGAGAGAACGAGACAGAGAAAAGAAAGCTTAACAGCAGGTGTAAATGCAAGTTCAAGGTCAAGAACGGAACGGTTGCCGTTGCCACATATTGAAATCCAAAGTGTGGATTCAACTCTAAAGGTTGCTCTAATTACTAATTTGGATAATCAGTTGATGTTCAATGATATAATACGTATGCTTCATGAAGAAGGTGTACAAGTCATAAATGCTAGTTATACTGTCACTAATGACACCATTTTTCATTCCATACATTCAAAG ATGCAGGGAGAGTGCACACCTGAATATGGAGCTGCAAGAATCTCTGAAAGGTTAAAGAAGTTTGTGGGTGGTGCTAGCTCTCTTGCTAGCAATTGCTAA
- the LOC132624901 gene encoding transcription factor bHLH162-like encodes MEQQYNNPSSSRCKADRKTIEKNRRNQMKDLYLKLNSLVHHDQHSKEFLSLPDQLEEAANYIKKLQIDLERMRQKKEKLTAGVNSSTRTSSTGRMESLPLPHIEIHNVESALKVVLITSSDCHFMFNDIIHMLHEEGVEIINASYTVVGDTIFHSIHSKVGECATSSGYGAAKISQRLKQFVGQGATAS; translated from the exons atggaGCAGCAGTATAACAACCCTAGTTCGTCAAGATGTAAAGCTGACAGAAAGACAATAGAGAAAAACAGAAGAAATCAAATGAAAGATCTCTATTTGAAGCTCAATTCACTTGTCCATCATGATCAGCATTCTAAG GAATTTTTGTCACTGCCAGATCAACTGGAAGAAGCAGCCAATTACATTAAGAAATTGCAAATAGATTTGGAAAGAATGAGACAGAAAAAAGAGAAGTTAACAGCAGGTGTAAATTCAAGTACAAGGACAAGCAGTACTGGGAGAATGGAAAGTTTGCCATTGCCACATATTGAGATCCATAATGTGGAGTCAGCTCTAAAAGTTGTTCTAATTACTAGTTCAGATTGTCACTTCATGTTCAATGATATAATCCATATGCTACATGAAGAAGGCGTAGAAATTATAAATGCTAGTTATACTGTCGTTGGTGACACCATCTTCCATTCCATACATTCTAAG GTGGGAGAATGTGCAACTTCATCAGGATACGGAGCTGCAAAAATCTCACAGAGATTAAAGCAATTTGTGGGTCAAGGTGCTACTGCGAGCTAG
- the LOC132624570 gene encoding uncharacterized protein LOC132624570 has product MGTIFHQASWVIKKILKATKYVEHIGLREADLVTWEQFSIKAIYMKLSGEFQRVPWRRLVCNNGGAPRWLFILFLAIWGKILTRDRLPKRGCTENTSCALCDDSKESCGHLFFTCSFSVQVWNKLLLWQGIPRTALNWQ; this is encoded by the coding sequence ATGGGAACAATTTTCCATCAAGCATCATGGGTAATCAAGAAAATTCTAAAAGCCACTAAGTATGTGGAGCATATTGGACTGCGTGAAGCTGACTTGGTGACATGGGAACAATTTTCCATCAAAGCAATTTACATGAAGCTTAGTGGTGAATTCCAAAGAGTACCATGGAGGAGATTAGTGTGCAATAATGGAGGTGCACCTAGGTGGTTATTCATCCTATTCCTAGCAATATGGGGCAAAATACTAACTCGAGATAGGCTTCCTAAACGGGGTTGTACTGAAAACACCAGTTGTGCACTATGTGATGATTCTAAGGAAAGTTGTGGGCATTTGTTTTTCACTTGTTCTTTTTCTGTGCAAGTGTGGAACAAGTTGCTGTTATGGCAAGGAATTCCTAGAACTGCACTAAATTGGCAGTAA